From Streptomyces sp. TLI_105, the proteins below share one genomic window:
- a CDS encoding NAD(P)/FAD-dependent oxidoreductase: MRKLTIIGGGFAGLTAAITAAEAGTKVTVHEAHRTLGGRARTADGPYRTNEGPHALYNGGPHWTWLKQRGLLGALASLPPAEAVRFRVHRDGALRRTPPLGLLRQARRTAEQAPADLDFRTWVTGLAGERTARVAAAYSAVALFHHDPGSLSARFVQERLHRSTCLPPEAHYLRGGWGQLIERMAARAWDLGVRIETSSRVDALPLGDGPVIVATALPAAARLLGDPSLTWESGRTVLFDLALRTRKGDPFVISDLDAPGWIERYTAQDPSLAPAGQQLIQAQLPIGPDASKADGVAHAERLLDLGFPGWRERTVWRRESVSQGRTGAVDRPGTTWRDRPAVDRGDGVYLVGDQVAAPGVLSEVSFTSAVEAVSLALRAQHLDRLDLKRA; this comes from the coding sequence ATGCGGAAGCTCACGATCATCGGCGGCGGCTTCGCCGGACTGACCGCCGCCATCACGGCCGCCGAGGCCGGCACCAAGGTGACCGTCCACGAGGCGCACCGGACGCTCGGCGGCCGGGCGCGCACCGCCGACGGCCCGTACCGGACCAACGAGGGCCCGCACGCGCTCTACAACGGCGGCCCCCACTGGACCTGGCTCAAGCAGCGGGGCCTCCTCGGCGCCCTCGCCTCGCTGCCGCCCGCCGAGGCCGTCCGGTTCCGCGTCCACCGTGACGGGGCCCTGCGCCGCACCCCGCCGCTCGGCCTGTTGCGCCAGGCCCGCCGTACGGCCGAACAGGCCCCCGCCGACCTCGACTTCCGCACCTGGGTCACGGGGCTCGCGGGCGAGCGCACCGCGCGCGTGGCCGCCGCGTACAGCGCGGTCGCGCTCTTCCACCACGACCCCGGCTCGCTCTCCGCCCGCTTCGTGCAGGAGCGGCTGCACCGGTCCACCTGCCTGCCGCCGGAGGCCCACTACCTCCGAGGCGGCTGGGGGCAGCTCATCGAGCGGATGGCCGCGCGCGCGTGGGACCTGGGGGTGCGGATCGAGACCTCGTCCCGCGTCGACGCCTTGCCGCTCGGCGACGGGCCTGTGATCGTCGCGACCGCCCTGCCCGCCGCCGCCCGGCTCCTCGGCGACCCGTCGCTGACCTGGGAGAGCGGCCGCACGGTCCTGTTCGACCTGGCGCTGCGCACCCGCAAGGGCGACCCGTTCGTGATCTCCGACCTGGACGCGCCCGGCTGGATCGAGCGGTACACGGCACAGGACCCCTCGCTGGCCCCGGCCGGGCAGCAGCTGATCCAAGCGCAGTTGCCGATCGGCCCCGACGCGTCGAAGGCCGACGGTGTCGCCCACGCCGAGCGGCTCCTCGACCTCGGCTTCCCCGGCTGGCGGGAGCGGACGGTGTGGCGGCGGGAGTCCGTCTCCCAGGGCCGTACGGGCGCGGTGGACCGTCCGGGCACGACCTGGCGCGACCGGCCGGCCGTCGACCGGGGCGACGGGGTGTACCTGGTGGGCGACCAGGTCGCGGCGCCGGGCGTGCTGTCGGAGGTGTCGTTCACGAGCGCGGTCGAGGCGGTGTCGCTGGCCCTGCGCGCACAGCACCTGGACCGTCTTGACCTCAAGCGCGCTTGA
- a CDS encoding zinc-binding dehydrogenase yields MHAIRLHAFGPAENLTYEETPDPVPGPGQVRVRVAAAGVHLLDTALREGATGPFPAPAELPTIPGREVAGTVDALGEGTDPAWLGRRVVAHLGMNPGGYAELAVTDAARLHALPDHLGEAEAVAMIGTGRTTLGILGFTDLGPDSVAIVPAAAGGIGTLLVQYAKNAGATVVGLAGGPAKVALVEANGADLAVDYKRPDWPEKVRAYLASVHRAATVVFDSVGGDTGRAAVDLLGKGGQHLVFGWSGAGLHDGEPLAFTEEELTARGITSESVLGPVMIQKAGGDIRTLELAALDAAAAGTLRPAVHRFPLARAAEAHRALENRGTTGKVVLIP; encoded by the coding sequence ATGCACGCCATCCGCCTCCACGCCTTCGGCCCCGCCGAGAACCTCACCTACGAGGAGACGCCCGACCCCGTGCCGGGCCCCGGCCAGGTCCGCGTCCGGGTCGCGGCGGCTGGCGTGCACCTCCTCGACACCGCCCTGCGCGAGGGCGCCACGGGCCCCTTCCCCGCTCCCGCCGAGCTCCCCACGATCCCCGGCCGCGAGGTCGCCGGCACCGTCGACGCCCTCGGCGAGGGCACCGACCCCGCCTGGCTCGGCCGGCGGGTCGTCGCCCACCTCGGCATGAACCCCGGCGGCTACGCCGAACTCGCCGTCACCGACGCCGCCCGCCTGCACGCCCTGCCCGACCACCTCGGCGAGGCGGAGGCCGTCGCCATGATCGGCACCGGCCGCACGACCCTGGGCATCCTGGGGTTCACCGACCTCGGCCCCGACTCGGTCGCGATCGTCCCGGCCGCCGCCGGCGGCATCGGCACCCTGCTCGTCCAGTACGCCAAGAACGCCGGCGCCACCGTCGTCGGCCTCGCCGGCGGCCCCGCGAAGGTCGCCCTCGTCGAGGCGAACGGCGCCGACCTGGCCGTCGACTACAAGCGGCCCGACTGGCCGGAGAAGGTCCGCGCGTACCTGGCCTCCGTGCACCGCGCCGCGACCGTCGTCTTCGACTCGGTCGGCGGCGACACCGGCCGCGCCGCCGTCGACCTGCTCGGCAAGGGCGGACAGCACCTGGTCTTCGGCTGGTCCGGAGCCGGACTCCACGACGGCGAACCGCTCGCCTTCACCGAGGAGGAGCTCACCGCCCGCGGGATCACCTCGGAGTCCGTCCTCGGCCCCGTCATGATCCAGAAGGCGGGCGGCGACATCCGTACGCTCGAACTCGCCGCCCTCGACGCCGCGGCCGCCGGCACGCTGCGCCCGGCGGTCCACCGCTTCCCCCTCGCGCGGGCGGCGGAGGCCCACCGCGCCCTGGAGAACCGGGGCACGACGGGCAAGGTGGTCCTCATCCCCTGA
- a CDS encoding GNAT family N-acetyltransferase: protein MIRTATPADVPVVHALIRDLAAYEKALDEVRTTPEQLHEALFGERPAAFAHIAETETGEAVGFALWFLNFSTWRGVHGIYLEDLYVRPEARGGGHGKALLRELARICVERGYERLEWSVLNWNRPSIDFYESLGARPQDEWTVYRLTDGALAELGGATV, encoded by the coding sequence ATGATCCGTACAGCCACGCCTGCCGACGTGCCCGTCGTCCACGCCCTGATCCGCGACCTCGCCGCGTACGAGAAGGCCCTCGACGAGGTCCGTACGACCCCCGAGCAGCTCCACGAGGCCCTGTTCGGCGAGCGTCCCGCCGCCTTCGCGCACATCGCCGAGACGGAGACGGGCGAGGCGGTGGGCTTCGCGCTCTGGTTCCTCAACTTCTCGACCTGGCGCGGAGTCCACGGCATCTACCTGGAGGACCTGTACGTCCGCCCGGAGGCCCGGGGCGGCGGCCACGGCAAGGCCCTGCTGCGCGAACTGGCCCGCATCTGCGTCGAGCGCGGCTACGAGCGCCTGGAGTGGTCCGTACTGAACTGGAACCGGCCCTCGATCGACTTCTACGAGTCCCTGGGCGCCCGTCCGCAGGACGAGTGGACGGTCTACCGGCTGACGGACGGGGCCCTGGCGGAGCTGGGTGGAGCGACGGTGTAG
- a CDS encoding aminoglycoside phosphotransferase family protein, translating to MHVPEELAQSQAKYNGEAGRAFVDGLPERAEEFLGRWGLRITGPSMHGMASLVLPVERVADGARAALKMQLLDDETEGEPLGLRVWDGDGVVRLLDHDAATGTMLLERLDEDRPLSTVTDTREALGILAGLLARLVAVPAPEGLRTLGDIAAGMLAEVPAAAARLGADDAALLRDCAAAVREVAGEPGDRLLHWDLHFGNVLAGEREPWLAIDPKPLAGDPGFELLPALMDRFDPDGFLWGFDLLAEVVGDRRRAVAWTLGRVLQNGLWDVEDGEPVLAREQVAAARILLARRA from the coding sequence ATGCACGTACCGGAGGAATTGGCCCAGTCCCAGGCGAAGTACAACGGCGAGGCCGGACGGGCGTTCGTCGACGGGCTGCCCGAGCGGGCCGAGGAGTTTCTCGGGCGGTGGGGGCTGCGGATCACCGGGCCCTCGATGCACGGGATGGCCTCGCTCGTGCTGCCCGTGGAGCGGGTCGCCGACGGTGCGCGCGCCGCTCTGAAGATGCAGCTCCTCGACGACGAGACGGAGGGGGAGCCCCTCGGGCTGCGCGTCTGGGACGGGGACGGCGTGGTGCGGTTGCTCGATCACGACGCCGCGACCGGCACCATGCTCCTCGAACGGCTCGACGAGGACCGGCCGTTGTCCACGGTCACGGACACCCGCGAGGCCCTCGGGATCCTCGCCGGCCTTCTCGCCCGGCTCGTCGCCGTCCCCGCGCCGGAAGGACTCCGGACGCTCGGCGACATCGCCGCCGGGATGCTCGCCGAGGTGCCTGCGGCCGCCGCGCGGCTCGGCGCGGACGACGCCGCCTTGCTGCGGGACTGCGCCGCGGCCGTACGGGAGGTGGCGGGCGAGCCGGGGGACCGGCTGCTCCACTGGGACCTGCACTTCGGGAACGTCCTGGCGGGCGAGCGGGAACCCTGGCTGGCGATCGACCCCAAGCCCCTTGCCGGGGACCCGGGCTTCGAGCTGCTTCCCGCGCTGATGGACCGTTTCGATCCCGACGGCTTCCTGTGGGGGTTCGACCTGCTCGCCGAGGTCGTCGGGGACCGGCGGCGCGCAGTCGCCTGGACGCTGGGCCGGGTGCTTCAGAACGGGCTCTGGGACGTCGAGGACGGGGAGCCCGTGCTCGCCCGCGAGCAGGTGGCCGCCGCGCGGATCCTGCTGGCCAGGAGGGCCTGA
- a CDS encoding FAD-binding oxidoreductase, which translates to MSTVNGTVNGGISFWYAQEGAPAPREPLPGDTGADVCIVGGGYTGLWTAYYLKKAVPFLNITVLEARFCGYGASGRNGGWLYNGIAGRDRYAGLHGHEAAVRLQQAMNATVTEVLDVCDAEKIDADQHRGGVLEVALSPAQLARLKAFHAAELAFGETDRELYGARETAERVRVAGAVGSSWTPHGARLHPVKLVQGLAAAVEALGVTIHESTPVTEIKPKHAITPYGTVRAPYVLRCTEGFTASLAGQRRTWLPMNSSMIATEPLTDAQWESIGWGGRETLGDMAHAYMYAQRTADGRIALGGRGVPYRFGSKTDNDGRTQPETIDALREILIRFFPQLAGVRIDHAWSGVLGVPRDWCATVTLDRSTGLGWAGGYVGSGVATANLAARTLRDLIQQDSGQSGPTDLTALPWVDHKVRKWEPEPLRWLGVQTMYAAFRGADRREAAGHTAETDRVAILANRLSGR; encoded by the coding sequence ATGAGCACGGTCAACGGCACCGTCAACGGCGGAATATCGTTCTGGTACGCGCAGGAGGGCGCCCCCGCTCCCCGCGAACCGCTCCCCGGCGACACCGGCGCCGACGTCTGCATCGTCGGCGGCGGATACACGGGACTGTGGACCGCCTACTACCTCAAGAAGGCCGTTCCCTTCCTCAACATCACCGTCCTCGAAGCCAGGTTCTGCGGCTACGGCGCCTCCGGCCGCAACGGCGGCTGGCTCTACAACGGCATCGCCGGCCGCGACCGCTACGCCGGGCTCCACGGCCACGAGGCCGCCGTCCGCCTCCAGCAGGCCATGAACGCCACCGTCACCGAGGTCCTGGACGTCTGCGACGCCGAGAAGATCGACGCCGACCAGCACCGCGGCGGCGTCCTGGAGGTGGCCCTCTCCCCCGCCCAGCTCGCCCGCCTCAAGGCCTTCCACGCCGCCGAGCTCGCCTTCGGCGAGACCGACCGCGAGCTCTACGGCGCCCGCGAGACCGCCGAACGCGTCCGCGTCGCCGGAGCCGTCGGCTCCTCCTGGACCCCGCACGGCGCCCGCCTCCACCCGGTCAAGCTCGTCCAGGGCCTCGCCGCGGCCGTCGAGGCGCTCGGCGTCACGATCCACGAGTCGACCCCCGTCACCGAGATCAAGCCGAAGCACGCGATCACCCCGTACGGCACCGTCCGCGCCCCGTACGTCCTGCGCTGCACCGAGGGCTTCACCGCCTCCCTCGCCGGCCAGCGCCGCACCTGGCTCCCCATGAACTCCTCGATGATCGCCACCGAGCCCCTCACCGACGCCCAGTGGGAGTCCATCGGCTGGGGCGGCCGCGAGACCCTCGGCGACATGGCCCACGCCTACATGTACGCCCAGCGCACCGCCGACGGCCGCATCGCGCTCGGCGGCCGGGGCGTCCCGTACCGCTTCGGCTCGAAGACCGACAACGACGGCCGTACCCAGCCGGAGACCATCGACGCCCTCCGCGAGATCCTGATCCGCTTCTTCCCGCAGCTCGCCGGCGTACGGATCGACCACGCCTGGTCCGGCGTCCTCGGCGTCCCCCGCGACTGGTGCGCCACCGTCACCCTCGACCGCTCCACCGGCCTCGGCTGGGCCGGCGGCTACGTCGGCTCCGGCGTCGCCACCGCCAACCTCGCGGCCCGCACCCTCCGCGACCTGATCCAGCAGGACTCGGGCCAGTCGGGCCCCACCGACCTCACGGCCCTCCCCTGGGTCGACCACAAGGTCCGCAAGTGGGAGCCGGAACCCCTGCGCTGGCTCGGCGTCCAGACCATGTACGCCGCCTTCCGGGGCGCCGACCGCCGCGAGGCCGCCGGCCACACGGCGGAGACGGACCGCGTGGCGATCCTGGCGAACCGCCTGAGCGGCCGCTGA
- a CDS encoding restriction endonuclease yields MSRRSGGLIGVWAEQQRVAQRQREGQHQAVLRQQRDAERAQRAYERDVARTQREQRAAYRQQRDADALRRTRELEERVALLEGLLAAGCRAPAFSVESLRRAEDVDPFSPGPLAEPVAMPDQRFYRPQASWTPSGRAQAERDARARFERDWYAAQAAEARRVEQLAAYRREYDVWAAARIAEIRAHNSGIDGTGAALRSGEADTVVEYFSAVLFASTAWPEGFPREVSAAYDRAGRGLVLDWGLPGYEVVPEAKGVKYLPSTDQEKEVPRPVTQRRALYRDVLAQSVLLAVRELFAADRFGALDGVVLNGYVNGVDPATGLDARVCVASVVVERQAFERLNLELVGAVECLTGALGGRLSAKPDERAAVEPLRVPGQVGSDVVFQGDGEEPDLLAMDPIAFEGLVAELFRARGLQAVTTQRSGDGGVDVEALDPDPISGGSIVVQVKRYRNTVPPSAVRDLFGTVQDKGANKGVLVTTSKFGPGSYTFANGKPLTLISGTELVDLLHQHGLRGRLGGPARAAAPVSAPAEAAEDFNLLGMVWSGSAALDVCALVCAGNRVLGDEWFVFFNNPATPDGSVAVVAAAPGDRAAVRVGFDALPARADRLVLVAAVDPEVNPDADLGGFTEAGIRLRDDAGAELDRLEVSDGRPGEKALVLGSFRRRSGGNWDFVLGGKGYRGGLEELVGDFGIEVE; encoded by the coding sequence ATGAGTCGGCGTTCCGGTGGGCTGATCGGGGTGTGGGCCGAGCAGCAGCGGGTGGCGCAGAGGCAGCGGGAAGGGCAGCACCAGGCGGTGCTGCGGCAGCAGCGGGACGCCGAGCGGGCGCAGCGGGCGTACGAGCGGGACGTCGCCCGGACGCAGCGGGAGCAGCGGGCCGCCTATCGGCAGCAGCGGGACGCCGACGCCCTGCGGCGCACCCGCGAGTTGGAGGAGCGGGTCGCCCTCCTCGAGGGGCTGCTCGCGGCCGGCTGCCGCGCGCCCGCCTTCTCCGTGGAGTCCCTGCGCCGCGCCGAGGACGTCGACCCCTTCTCGCCGGGCCCGCTCGCCGAACCCGTCGCCATGCCCGACCAGCGCTTCTACCGGCCGCAGGCCTCCTGGACGCCCTCCGGGCGCGCCCAGGCCGAGCGGGACGCGCGGGCCCGGTTCGAGCGCGACTGGTACGCGGCGCAGGCCGCCGAGGCGCGGAGGGTCGAGCAACTCGCCGCGTACCGACGGGAGTACGACGTCTGGGCGGCTGCCCGTATCGCGGAGATACGCGCCCACAACAGCGGGATCGACGGGACCGGCGCGGCCCTGCGGAGCGGGGAGGCCGACACGGTCGTCGAGTACTTCTCCGCCGTGCTGTTCGCGTCGACCGCCTGGCCCGAGGGGTTTCCCCGTGAGGTGTCGGCCGCCTACGACCGGGCCGGGCGCGGGCTCGTCCTCGACTGGGGCCTGCCCGGGTACGAGGTCGTGCCGGAGGCCAAGGGCGTCAAGTACCTGCCGAGCACCGACCAGGAGAAGGAGGTACCCCGGCCGGTGACGCAGCGGCGGGCGCTGTACCGGGACGTGCTGGCGCAGAGCGTGCTGCTCGCGGTGCGGGAGCTGTTCGCCGCGGACCGCTTCGGGGCGCTCGACGGGGTGGTCCTGAACGGGTACGTGAACGGGGTGGACCCGGCGACGGGCCTGGACGCGCGGGTGTGCGTGGCGTCCGTGGTCGTGGAACGGCAGGCCTTCGAGCGGCTGAACCTGGAGCTGGTGGGGGCCGTGGAGTGCCTGACGGGGGCGCTCGGGGGCCGTCTGTCGGCGAAGCCCGACGAGCGGGCGGCGGTGGAGCCGCTGAGGGTGCCGGGCCAGGTCGGGTCGGACGTGGTGTTCCAGGGCGACGGGGAGGAGCCGGACCTGCTGGCCATGGATCCGATCGCCTTCGAGGGGCTCGTGGCCGAGCTGTTTCGGGCCCGGGGGCTCCAGGCGGTGACGACCCAGCGGTCGGGTGACGGCGGGGTCGACGTGGAGGCGCTGGATCCCGATCCGATCAGCGGCGGGTCGATCGTCGTGCAGGTGAAGCGGTACCGGAACACCGTGCCGCCGAGCGCCGTACGGGATCTGTTCGGGACCGTGCAGGACAAGGGGGCCAACAAGGGCGTCCTCGTCACGACGTCGAAGTTCGGGCCCGGTTCGTACACCTTCGCCAACGGCAAGCCGCTGACCCTGATCTCGGGGACCGAGCTGGTGGACCTGCTGCACCAGCACGGCCTGCGGGGCCGGCTGGGCGGGCCCGCCCGGGCGGCGGCGCCCGTGTCCGCTCCCGCCGAGGCCGCCGAGGACTTCAACCTGCTCGGGATGGTGTGGTCGGGGTCCGCCGCCCTCGACGTCTGCGCGCTGGTCTGCGCCGGGAACCGGGTCCTCGGCGACGAGTGGTTCGTGTTCTTCAACAACCCCGCGACGCCCGACGGTTCGGTCGCCGTGGTGGCGGCCGCACCCGGTGACCGCGCGGCCGTGCGGGTCGGCTTCGACGCGCTGCCCGCGCGGGCGGACCGGCTGGTCCTGGTGGCGGCCGTGGACCCGGAGGTGAACCCCGACGCGGATCTGGGCGGGTTCACGGAGGCCGGGATACGGCTGCGGGACGACGCGGGCGCCGAGCTCGACCGGCTGGAGGTGTCCGACGGGCGGCCGGGGGAGAAGGCGCTCGTCCTCGGGTCGTTCCGGCGGCGGTCCGGCGGGAACTGGGACTTCGTCCTCGGCGGGAAGGGGTACCGGGGCGGGCTCGAGGAGCTCGTGGGGGACTTCGGGATCGAGGTGGAGTAG
- a CDS encoding PA14 domain-containing protein, with translation MSSKSLVAALGGGVMSAAVLGGLVVVAPQAAAAGVVCPTNVPLRTFYNNTSFSGTPVKTDCDAAVAESWAGSPATGVAANNFGVRWWVSRDFGSGGPFTFAVSATDGARVYLDGVRKIDLWANTGDTARSRSVNLTVPSGRHTVRVDYANWSGAAKVNFAYAPRTSAAYDTVKPLAPTGVATAYNTTSRRTTVSWAGNKEMDLAGYSLHRRAVGASTWTTVTASTTARSFTDPLVNPDDRTPYYYEVRARDKAGHTSAGSADVIVRPLPVVTSLTGTFDKATRKVTLKWPLNTEPHFDHYTVLSNDMVDGSYVWVPLGTTKGNTWTTAPIAADGETRHYRVLVTNDGGTTTLNPNWLDANALNELWLEIPDGIAPASAPDLTLGSCAGGVQATATDWTPAPIRDFSGFEIVRRAAGASTWSVVLHKEYDPRLDPAKVTVCAPQAADGVAYEYRARTYDEAGNHSPDSESRTATLPLG, from the coding sequence GTGTCCTCGAAGAGTCTCGTCGCCGCCCTCGGCGGTGGCGTCATGTCCGCCGCCGTCCTCGGCGGTCTGGTGGTCGTCGCCCCGCAGGCGGCCGCCGCCGGTGTCGTCTGCCCCACCAACGTCCCCCTGCGAACGTTCTACAACAACACCTCGTTCTCCGGGACGCCCGTGAAGACCGACTGCGACGCCGCCGTCGCCGAGAGCTGGGCGGGCAGTCCGGCCACCGGCGTGGCCGCGAACAATTTCGGTGTCCGCTGGTGGGTGTCCCGCGACTTCGGCTCCGGCGGGCCCTTCACCTTCGCCGTGTCCGCCACCGACGGGGCCCGCGTCTACCTGGACGGCGTCCGCAAGATCGACCTGTGGGCGAACACCGGGGACACCGCGCGCTCCCGGAGCGTCAACCTCACCGTGCCCTCCGGCCGGCACACCGTCCGCGTCGACTACGCGAACTGGAGCGGCGCCGCCAAGGTCAACTTCGCCTACGCGCCCCGGACCTCGGCCGCGTACGACACGGTGAAGCCGCTCGCCCCCACCGGCGTGGCGACCGCCTACAACACCACCTCCCGCCGGACGACCGTCTCCTGGGCGGGCAACAAGGAGATGGACCTCGCCGGATACTCCCTGCACCGGCGGGCCGTCGGGGCCAGCACCTGGACGACCGTCACCGCCTCCACCACCGCGCGCAGCTTCACCGACCCCCTGGTGAACCCCGACGACCGCACGCCCTACTACTACGAGGTGCGCGCCCGGGACAAGGCGGGCCACACCTCGGCCGGCAGCGCGGACGTCATCGTGCGGCCGCTGCCCGTCGTCACCTCCCTGACCGGCACCTTCGACAAGGCGACCCGCAAGGTCACCCTGAAGTGGCCCCTCAACACCGAGCCGCACTTCGACCACTACACGGTCCTGAGCAACGACATGGTCGACGGCTCCTACGTCTGGGTCCCCCTCGGCACCACCAAGGGCAACACCTGGACCACCGCCCCCATCGCCGCCGACGGCGAGACCCGTCACTACCGCGTCCTCGTCACCAACGACGGCGGCACCACCACGCTCAACCCGAACTGGCTCGACGCCAACGCGCTCAACGAGCTGTGGCTCGAGATCCCCGACGGCATCGCCCCCGCCTCCGCCCCGGACCTGACCCTGGGCTCCTGCGCGGGCGGCGTGCAGGCCACCGCCACCGACTGGACCCCCGCCCCCATCCGCGACTTCTCCGGCTTCGAGATCGTGCGCCGCGCCGCGGGGGCGTCCACCTGGTCGGTCGTCCTGCACAAGGAGTACGACCCGCGCCTCGACCCGGCCAAGGTCACCGTCTGCGCCCCGCAGGCCGCCGACGGCGTCGCCTACGAGTACCGGGCCCGCACCTACGACGAGGCCGGGAACCACTCCCCGGACAGCGAGAGCCGGACCGCGACGCTGCCGCTCGGCTGA
- a CDS encoding quinone oxidoreductase, with protein sequence MRAIQVYEVGGPEVLQEAEMDQPRPGPGEAVVEVAASGVNFLDVYHREGRYSLPLPFTPGAEGAGTVVEVGPGVADVAVGDRVGWVEIPGTYAERAVADSSRLVPLPDDIDFETAAAVLLQGMTAHYLVKDAYPVQGGDTVLVHAAAGGMGLLLTQLITHLGGRVIGTTSTPAKAELAKRAGAAEVILSSAVDDLAAEVRRLNGGQGLPVVFDGVGAHTFDASLASLRPRGHLVLFGAASGAVPAFDPMRLAHGGSLTLIRPSLGDFIADRSELLRRAADVFEWVRSKALEVTVTGRYTLSEAAQAHSDLEARRTTGKLLLVPGAAAMGRREETQS encoded by the coding sequence ATGCGAGCGATTCAGGTGTACGAAGTGGGCGGTCCCGAGGTGCTGCAGGAGGCCGAGATGGACCAGCCGCGGCCGGGTCCGGGCGAGGCGGTCGTGGAGGTCGCCGCATCCGGGGTCAACTTCCTCGACGTCTACCACCGCGAGGGCCGGTACAGCCTTCCGCTGCCCTTCACCCCGGGCGCTGAGGGCGCCGGCACGGTCGTCGAAGTAGGACCCGGTGTCGCTGACGTCGCGGTCGGGGACCGGGTCGGTTGGGTGGAGATTCCCGGCACGTATGCCGAGCGAGCCGTCGCGGACTCCTCCCGGCTGGTGCCGCTGCCCGACGACATCGACTTCGAGACAGCCGCCGCCGTGCTCCTCCAAGGCATGACCGCGCACTATCTCGTCAAGGACGCCTACCCGGTTCAGGGGGGCGACACGGTGCTCGTGCATGCGGCTGCTGGTGGCATGGGGCTGCTTTTGACCCAGCTCATCACTCATCTCGGCGGCAGGGTGATCGGCACGACGTCGACCCCGGCGAAGGCCGAGCTGGCGAAGCGTGCCGGGGCCGCCGAGGTGATCCTCTCCTCTGCGGTCGACGATCTCGCAGCCGAGGTGAGGCGGCTCAACGGCGGTCAGGGACTGCCGGTCGTCTTCGACGGCGTCGGCGCGCACACCTTCGACGCGAGCCTCGCCAGCCTGCGACCCCGCGGCCATCTCGTGCTCTTCGGCGCGGCAAGTGGTGCCGTGCCGGCGTTTGATCCGATGCGGCTCGCCCACGGCGGTTCGCTGACCCTGATCCGGCCCAGCCTCGGGGACTTCATCGCCGATCGGTCCGAACTGCTCCGACGGGCCGCCGATGTGTTCGAGTGGGTGCGCTCCAAGGCGCTTGAAGTCACCGTAACGGGCCGCTACACATTGTCCGAGGCCGCCCAGGCCCACAGCGATCTGGAGGCTCGGCGTACCACCGGCAAGCTGCTCCTCGTACCCGGTGCGGCTGCTATGGGCCGCCGCGAGGAGACGCAGAGCTGA
- a CDS encoding YdcF family protein: MISTQDWADTQRLWDYHQMGHTPRPCSVAIGLGSHDLGVADTAVDLYKRGMAPLLVFTGATSPTTRERMPRGEAVHYQERAIELGVPVSAVMVEPRARNTGENVRFSRDLLSEAGIEVSSVLLISKPYEERRSYATARKLWPEVEIVSASSPMTLQDYVDSIGDARLVIDMLVGALQRLLVYPEQGFTISQQVPADVLDAYDRLSQGGYASRLLRDAEGKALKPTA; this comes from the coding sequence GTGATCTCCACGCAGGACTGGGCCGACACCCAACGCCTCTGGGACTACCACCAGATGGGCCACACCCCCCGGCCATGCTCGGTGGCGATCGGACTCGGCAGCCACGACCTGGGGGTGGCTGACACAGCGGTCGACCTGTACAAGCGCGGCATGGCCCCGCTTCTCGTGTTCACCGGGGCGACCAGCCCGACCACACGCGAACGTATGCCCCGTGGCGAGGCCGTGCACTACCAGGAGCGAGCGATCGAACTGGGCGTCCCCGTCTCAGCGGTGATGGTAGAGCCGCGAGCCCGGAACACGGGCGAGAACGTCCGCTTCTCCCGGGACCTCCTCTCAGAGGCCGGCATCGAGGTGTCCTCTGTCCTGCTGATCAGCAAGCCGTACGAGGAACGACGGTCGTACGCCACGGCACGGAAGCTGTGGCCGGAGGTCGAGATCGTCAGCGCTTCAAGCCCCATGACTCTTCAGGACTACGTCGACTCCATCGGAGACGCCCGCCTGGTCATCGACATGCTCGTAGGAGCCCTGCAGCGCCTCTTGGTCTACCCCGAACAGGGCTTCACGATCAGCCAACAAGTCCCCGCCGACGTGCTCGACGCATACGACCGTCTATCCCAGGGCGGATACGCGAGCCGCCTGCTGCGAGATGCAGAAGGCAAGGCCCTCAAGCCCACCGCCTAA